The sequence ctccatagaatggggttaactcgccacttaagcctcatccccgcggcaaggagaccgacatgacaaggcataaaacccttactcttcagaaaaaatgtgaaattttagatctccttgataaaggaaaatcattaagatggtttgaaacagaatttggtgtcaacaaatctactgtttttgacataaaaaagaaacgtgatgccattagaaaattcgcgactaaatgtgaaatgaaatagtacatactaactaaaaaaaatgtttgattatgtgcagatgtacatattattatgtaagtatgattgtactgtatttaataaaactatttatgtacatacatatatctgaattgcgttatgttcatttcaaaaaaacaacgtttagttgaaaaacaaaaatcatctataatccgggcacccccataatccggacgacccctaacattaagggtgtccggattatcgagatagtactgtatgtgttcaaaacaaattatgttatgttttatatttttttagtgcaaCAGAAACTGGAAAACAACAAACCACTTTTACAAGAGATCTTGATCTGCTGAGTCCATCAAGACATGAAACTGAGCCGCAACCagcaacaattttattaaaaaaatttgctttggaaaaatttgtaaaagcttATACACCATTTGATGCCGAAAATGACATCTATGCGGAAAATATATGTGAGTCACATATACAACAATTTTTCTTGGGAAAAACCATCACTTGCCTTGCTCTGCCATACACTAAATATCATCGCTGAATCTGCAATGTCAGTTAATGACTTCAATTTATTAATAAGCAAAGTGCGTGACATTGTCAAATACTGCAAGAACAGTGTAATTGCCAGCGATGCGTTACGAGAAAAGCAAGCTCGCTCTCAACCTCTTAAACTGATTTTGGATGTAAAGACACGGTGGAATTCCGTTTATTATATGCTCCAGAGATTTATTAAGCTAACGTCTTTAGTACATCAAGTCTTAATGTTGAATGTTAAAGCACCGCCCACACTCTCagctttagaaattcaaaatattaaaacattgaTGAGTATTTTGAAACCACTACAATATGTTACCAAAGAGCTGTCGGGTGAACGATATGTGACTATAAGCAAAATTATACCGATTGTGAATTGCCTGAAGGCGCAGATTAATGATGTATATGTGCCTGTAGGTGAGGACTACGATGATATGACagtactaaaataaataaataaataattggcgcgtacacttctgttaggtgtttggccgagctcctcctcctatttgtggtgtgcgtcttgatgttgttccacaaatggagggacctagccgaatgggttggtgcgtgattaccattcggaattcacagagaggtcgttggttcgaatctcggtgaaagaaaacttaataaaaacgGCAGATATGACAGTACTACATGCGGTAAAAAGGGAAATGATTAAACAAATAGAACGCCGATTCGGATGCATTGAAGAAAATTactcaatttcaatttcttgtTAACTGGATCCGAGATTCAAAAATATCGCTTTTAAAGACAAGTTAGCTTGTGCGAAATCAATTAAGTTACTAAGACAATATATAACATCCAGTTCAAGTGTTCACTCGAGCGAAAATTAAAGTGATTCTTCCATAGAATCAGCATACGATTTTTGGAGTCACTATAAGAAGTTGGCGCACACAGAGAAGCtgcataaaaaatcatgttctgcAATGGACGTTACAAATAATGACGAATTAAGTCGGTACCTTTCTGTCCAGGTTTCGCCGCTCTCTATCGACCCTTTAAAAAAATGGGATGACATGAAAGTGGTATATCCAAAACTATACAACATGGCAAAAAAGTATTTGGGAATTTCTGCGACATCTGTGCCCTCTGAACGTTTGTTCTCTAAAGCTAGGAGTACTGTGACAAAAACTCGCAACTGACTTTCACCGAAAAGGCTTGACAAGCTGCTGTTCCTAGGGGATTGTACGGAGGAGGAGtgggatatttaaaaataatgtaaaaaaatagatttggcgcaaataaataaatactcgatACCTTGCAACATCGATACTTACGTTCCGATATTTTAATGAGTACGATGCTTTTCTTTTGATACTACTCATGAGTacatgatcgatactttacattCGATATCGTGTCcctaacaacaacagcaataacaacgtaTGTAGCAATGGGATATTTTCGTTATGTTATGCTCACATATGACAGATTATCTCATGTTTTGAACTAAATTCCTTAGTCCGTAATTGAAAAGGGTAACGGGATAAGCCTAGATTTAATACTAACACTGATCGGCAAGGCTTTTGCCACATTGACTACTTGTTGTAATTATTACTTAATACTTTGTCCAAAATGAATGGCTTCCGTATCTGATTTATTGCGTTGCTTAatcatttgcattttattacaaaaaaaaaaataattggcgcgtacacttcagttaagtgtttggccgagctcctcctcctatttgtggtgtgcgtcttgatgttggtccacaaatggagggacctagccgaatgggttggtgcgtgattaccattcggaattcacagagaggtcgttggttcgaatctcggtgaaagtaaacttaataaaaacatttttctaatagcggtcgcccctcggcaggcaatggcaaacctccgagtgtatttctgccatgaaaaagctcctcataaaaatatctgccgttcggagtcggcttgaaactgtaggtccctccatttgtggaacaacatcaagacgcacaccacaaataggaggaggagctcggccaaacacctaacagaagtgtacgcgccaattatttatttttcttttatattttacagCGTGTTGGGTttgcatgtattttaatattaaagacgGTTAGAGTGGTTTTTAGgtaatttttctcttttggcAATAATTAATTTGCAGCTTGTCAATATTGAGACATTTTAATTGGCTGCCGGCGTCTGAAGTTTAGATATACATTCACAAGTAtggttaaaactaaacaaatttcaaaatttccatTAAACACGTTTATGAAACGGTAGACAATTTTCTCAAACACAAGCCTTGCAACCTCAGAGTTTATATTTGGTGGAAACGCAGTATTACATCTTTCTTTTACCCTCGATCTGGCAATGCTGCCACGTATCATTTTGGCATTCCTTTTCCTCACTCCTTCGTGGCATTTTAGATTGTGGAAATAGACGAATGTTATTGTTTACAATAACCAAAGtgtagtatttttaaaaaaatcattttatataaagaaaaacacATCAGTTTTCGCTCAAAATGGAAATGGAATACGAGGATGCAGGTTGGCAAGGACGTCAAAAACCACCCGGTGAAGATGAGGTGATTCTTTTGATTGTTTTTGTGTTAAACAACATTGAATGGTactcttttttaattaatataggaAATGCCCGAGGATAACCCACAAGAAACCATTCAAGAGTGTTTGGAAAAGTTCCTTACGCCTGATTATATCATGGAACCTGGAATTTTTACCCAACTTAAGCGCTACTTTCAATCTGGCGGCTCACCCGAAGAAGTCATCACTATGCTTTCTGAAAACTATAAAGCCGTGGCACAAATGGCTAATCTTCTCGCTGAATGGCTTATACTTGCTGGGGTTAAAGTTACCGATGTGCAAGCTATGGTCGAGAATCATTTGAAAGACATGATACTGAAAACTTTCGATCCGAAAAAGGCCGATACCATCTTTACAGAGGAAGGTGAAACGCCCGATTGGTTGACAGAAATGATCGACCATCATACTTGGCGCTCACTAATCTATCGCTTAGCGGAAGAATATCCCGACTGTTTGATGTTGAATTTTACCATCAAACTTATCTCGGACGCCGGCTTTCAAAGCGAAATCACATCGATTTCAACTGCAGCACAGCAAATTGAAGTGTTTTCGCGCGTATTAAAGACAtcgattacaaaatttttaaacaatcccGAAGATATACAGAGTTCCATACAAGAATGTGCACGCATGGTATGTCACGGTCAGCATACCTACGTCTACTCCCAAGTACTAATACAAGTGCTAAGTCAGGAGCCGAAAGGAGGCTTTAATATGAAACGTCTGTCTCAGGAGATCACTAAGTATGCGCTACAAAAGTGagtttataaaagaaatattttacaaatgtaGGAAATGATAAAATCACGGATCTTTTAAATTGCTCTAATCGAGCATAGAACTAAGCAGCAAATTCCAATGCTTGCTTTTTGTATAATAtaatgttttctttattttataaaatttttctttgtttagtaATCAAAATGTGACACCCATCACAATGGCGCTTAACGGTTCGGCTGCCTATCCGCAAGCATGCCAGGCACTCTCCTCTATGCTCTCCCGCAACACACTCAATCCAGCAGATATTACAGTACTATTTCGTAATTATTCCGCTGCAGATCCGCCACCAATCGATTTAATACGCAATCCACAATTCCTCGAACTGCTTGTGGATTCATTATTCAAGGCAGGGGTGAAAATCAATCCTGAGCACAAGTCCAAATATATCCATTTGTTGGCATATGCTGCTTCTGTAGTGGACACGCCGGCTAAGAAACGTCCTATGACCGAACGTGTGCTCAACAAAGACGAACTGAAGAGCACCATACAAGCAATCGAGAAAGTTCACGCCATTTGCAATGTCAACAAAGGTTCCACAGAGCTGATTGCTGAGTTACAAACGCTATACAATTGCATTAAGTAAAgtgtaattatttgaaaaaaaaaatctgcatatacaaactttattgaaaattttcagataCCCAGTTGTTGGCGTTGGCGTTATACGTTGGATTGAAAACACTGTCACAGAACCGTCTTACTTCAAACTGTCCACCGACAGTTGCCCCACCCACTTGGCAATACTCGATGAAGTGGCTGCTGTTCATCCTACGTTGCATCAACAAATTTTACGGCTACTCATACGTCTATTCGAGTCGAAACAAGATGAGTTAGAGATTTTGGTGCAGTtggaaatgaagaaaatgttattgGATCGCATGGTTAATTTGTTGACGCGCGGCTGTGTAGTGCCGGTAGTGAAATACATTAAGCAATGTTGTGCTAAGGGTGATACAGACATATCGCTGATACGCTATTTTGTAACGGAAGTGCTTGAGACGATAACGCCACCCTATTCGCCTGAGTTCGTGCAATTGTTTCTGCCTATGGTGGAAAATGAAGAAATTACTGGCACAATGCGTGGTGAAGGCGACAACGATCCTGTTTCAGAATTTATCGGTAAGCGAACAGtttgaaatgttttcttttctttgcttcTCCAGATAACAACAATAATTAACTTTCCTCTCTGTTTTTAGTGCATTGCAAAGCGCGTTATACCacagtttaataattttgaatcttGAACAACATTCTTTAGACATGCCAACAATGTATGATCCAACGTATAAGAAGCTCAAACGCCAATTGTAACTCGTCACTTGCTACCAGCGATGACCCACCCTTGGATACATTTTAAGTAACACACAATTGTAAATTATGTTTAATTGACCATTTAAGTTTGCTAACAACTTAAGGCTGATTGTCGCTTTTTACGCGcgtaaatattgattttttcttatatatttcatGTTTGCGTCtaaacacataaaaatatttatgaatcaTAGGCGCTGATTATCAAAGTTcgcagaaataaaacaaaaatgataaaattattAGATAAAGTTTAAAGTGATAAGTAATATTTGCCAAATTAGTATGCTTCGATGGATGATTTCAGTTCGATTCTACCagcttaaatttgaaaattgaatctTTGTTTTGTGACCGGCTGCTTAAAAAATCTGGAGTTaattgcttacatacataaaaccGTAGTTTCTTAAGGGAAAGCATAACACGCAATGTGATCATGAGGCAACTTAAACTAAGCATTTTGTGGATGAAGCTGCAGAATTGTCAAACATTGCCTATctgccgataactctcctttcctcaGTAGTGAATACTCTTGAaacccttctactcccactctacacgaaacacctgagcccagcctcacaccagcctcacaccagcatgggttccgaagagtgcacagtAGCACCACAGCACTCATCGTCATTAACACtgagataaaccgcgggctcaaccaaaaccgcccctgcgagagttCTGTCCTaatagcgttggacctaaaaaaggctttcgatacagtaaGCCaagccacgctactagatgatattgtttttttttaactgtgctgttaaaataacaacaacaactagatGATACTTTAGGGTCCACACTCACGCCAGGGCTGAaaaggtggaccgcgaactacctgagtggttgttgttgttgttgtagcagcatgaacattccccatacatatatggggaatgatGCTGAAGTCCTTGGCcgcatataaatccgggtcgttccggtaacgtagaaccgactgtcgtgggaacctgagtggtcgtcattcgttagtgctatttcgagaccaaatctcaaaacagaggaaaataaagctaggttggtgtcctttcacccttgctttttaacttctatatctcgaaactcccccagccaccaggaGCAGTCTCCCTGGTTTGGTACACCGACCACTGCTCGATAATTgtgtcgggcaatgacattgatgccttatgctccaaggtaaacgactacctcgcctgcctttctcgcttcttcactgcgagaaacttacaactttcccccacgaagtccacggcgaccctctttaccacctggataaaggaggtcaaactgcaacttaaGGTAAAATTCGATGGCACACCAATTCGGACTGTTAATAGCGCCAAAGTCTTGGGAGTTACCTTTCGCACGTATGTACTAAACATATGCCCGGCATGTGAggacaccccgcacgacactaatcaccttttcacatgccccatgaAACCCACGCATCTAACACCCCTCACCCTCTGGACACAACtagtcgaaacagcaagtttcctgggcctaccgttagaagAGTTAGGCGAAGACGACtggtgatttacactacactggcagggcaaagttactgctaaaacaaaaacaacaacaacgcctcTGTGAGCCTTCTGAGGTCGCCTGAATAACCTCAGAATAAAATGTTCAGCAAGCAGATTGTGATGGAGTTATAAGGCAGTGATAATCCAATTGTCCCCTACGGACTATAGTCAATCCTTAAATGACATTCGCTGAGAGACGACACGTACTCACCACAATCGTATGTGCATCACAGAATCATttgttttatgtatatatacatacatatatattatatatattttttttttttccaatgtatttatatatttatcttaaaactaaGATTTCCACACTTCCACTATTAGTGATAAAGGGTTGATTTTTGTTAGGTGACCATTATCGCTCtaacattttatattaaatggcgtataagaaaattatttacctCTCTTCTATGTTTATAACTTGTCGAAATATTCAGGCTCTAGAAATATTCAGGCAAAGACTTTCAATCTGCAACCTCACGCGTATCTACACCAAAAATACCCTCATCAATACACACCTGCGCCTTATTTGCTAAACATGCGGAACTGCCCTCTAAACTACACACTCTGCGGTACACTAATCAAACCGTGGGCGgttagcaaaaaatattttatcaacgACCTAGTTTATTTACGGAAAGAGAATACTCCAAACGCCGTTTACAGACTACAAATTTAACGGGTGGCAATTGGTTTTTACTGACGGGTCAAAAGGATCCCACACTTCTTACGCAGTTGTAAAGGAAAATCAGGAAGTTATCGCGTACGGCCTTCTATTTTCATTCTGCTCTATTTTCACCGCTGAAGCAACCGCCATATTACAAGCCGTTCAATACTGCGCCAAAAGTAAGGGTAAGCATATAATTTGCTCCGACAGTTTGTCCTGCTTCCAAGCCatcaaaaaccacaaaaaatcaagcaaaatcatCGACAGTATCAAAAACATACTAATAACCCATCGTAGTAgcatcaaaattatgtggatacCTGGGCACTCCGGCATCCAGGGTAACACACTGGCAGATACAATTGCCAAAGACATGTCCATTACACCAACACTCACATCAGAAATCATCCTACCTAGCGACATACACCGACTTATTCATGAACAGAGGCAAACTAAGTTAGTTCGGGAATGGTCGCATTATAAACACCATTATTCCAACATTAACCCCAAACGTTCAAAACCTGCCTATCCATCATCGGTACCCACATTACCTCATACACACGACTCCGTATTGAGCACACCATAATTACAAGCGTACACCTATTACAGGGTAATACATCCAACACCTGCCCCTTCTGCCAAGCAACAGTCAAGTGTACATCATCTACTGGTATCCTGCCCAGAACTTGCTTCTCAAAGGCATCACCACTTCAGCAACACAGATCCGCTTCTATTTCTAAAAGAAGCCActgaagaaaacattaaaaagacTTACTAATTTCTGAAGGACACCGACCTACTCCGTCGTATCTGATCCAACATACATCACCagccagccgaaagcctctgctgctagcgctgcgtttgcttAGTAAGCTatgtaagcttttaaaaataaaaaaaacaaaaataaataaacttgtcGATGGGTCGAATTCTTTGCAGCCTCTTTTTTGATGTCAGTTCTTTTATTGGGAGTAAATTAACTTCATCGTTACTGTGTTTTTCAAGGGTGGAGTAAtgcctttttgttgttgtctttaTTTGCGGTTCAACAATTGGGACTGTGAGATGTTGGTGAATGTCGTTATTAGTGATATATGGGACATTTACTATTAGCAGTAGTATTTTTGATTGTTGCCTTTGAATAATGTTTAGGTTCGTCTTCTTGCTGTACCCCGCAGTTGTAGCTCATATGTCAATATTGgttttattattgaattatatatataatatataagaacttagttgtatatatatatatatgaatatagttGTTTCAGCTTCAAgtgaagcaaatgcatccacaacgagtcactgtttggtgcggtttttggtctggcggcatcatcgggccatttttttcgaaaatgagcgaggagccgcggttacagtaaatgcgagcgttaccgtgacatgctcaacgagtttttgtttccaaaaattgaagaggatgacatggacgacatttggtttcaacaggacggtgcaacttgtcacactgccaaagttacactcgaactttggctaccgtttttgaattccgttatcaattggccgccttggagctgtgatttaagcccgttggactattttttgtgggtagccgttaaggaaaaatgctatgcgaaccatccagagacgattgatgctttaaaacacgaaatcgaagttgccattcatgaaattggagcccaaacaatcgaaaatgtgcttaaaaattgggttgatcgaatggcctactgtaaagccagtcgtggcagtcatttgaacgatattatttttcattcataaatgacaatgttcaatcttcaaaataaaaaaaaaagtttgaaaaaatatggattcctttttttttatagccgattcaaaaagcaaattttacatagcccaccctatatatcaTGTGTGGCAGTGGAAATACTTTTAAGAAGGActgtgtcgtcagcaaaagTAGCTAGCATCGAATGTTCTCCTTCAGGTGCTGGGATATCGCTTGTATATAATGTACACAACAGTGGGCCTAACACACTGCCTTGGGGAATTCCGGCTCTTATCTTCCTTAGTGTTGAGCTACCATCATTGGCCTTGACATAGAATTATCGTTCAGTAATATAACTTTTTAGAATTTGAAAATAGATTTTTGGCAGTAACTGTTCTAATTTCCAGAAAAGACCAATGCGCCAGACATTTTCGAATGCCTTTTCTATGTCAAGATAAACTCTAATGTAAaacttataatatatatatacttgtagACAATATTTTATGCGAGACTCGGTGAATTTGCTGGACAGTTGAATGTTTGCATCTAAACCCAAATTGATGGTCAGGAATCGCTGTTTTTTTGTCAAGTATTGGCCTTAGTCTGTTGATTAATAATTTATGAAATACTTTGCTCATCGCTGGCAATAAGCTCTTAGGTCTATGTGATGATGGAATAGTAGAATCTTTTTCTGGTCTAGGTGGCTATGACCTCCGCTATTTTCCATAGTCTGGGGAAGTAGCTGCTGTACCAGAGAGTTGTAGAGATTTCGGAGATATTGAAGTCCTTTTAAAGGTAGCTCTCTTAAGAGAACGCCGCTTATTTGAACGTAGCCTGGAGTtttattcttctttattttagttttaatgcatttttttatgttgtcagttgtaattttttgataagtaGTTGTTGTATCAGAAGATCTGTCAGGGTTCATTCCGCTTGAAACGCTTGGCAGCCGTAGGCGAATGGGACATCAAATAATATAAcacgtttttttaatagcggtcgcccctcggtaggcaatggcaaagctccgagtgtatttctgccatgaaaaagctccttataaaaaaaacaatatctgccgttcggagtcgacttgaaactgtacatattccaccatttgtggaacaacatcaagacgcacgccacaaataggaagagaagctcggccaaacatccaaaaagggtgtacgcgccaataatatatatatagtagcTCCACTCTTTTGGGGCAG comes from Anastrepha ludens isolate Willacy chromosome 3, idAnaLude1.1, whole genome shotgun sequence and encodes:
- the LOC128856565 gene encoding negative elongation factor D → MEMEYEDAGWQGRQKPPGEDEEMPEDNPQETIQECLEKFLTPDYIMEPGIFTQLKRYFQSGGSPEEVITMLSENYKAVAQMANLLAEWLILAGVKVTDVQAMVENHLKDMILKTFDPKKADTIFTEEGETPDWLTEMIDHHTWRSLIYRLAEEYPDCLMLNFTIKLISDAGFQSEITSISTAAQQIEVFSRVLKTSITKFLNNPEDIQSSIQECARMVCHGQHTYVYSQVLIQVLSQEPKGGFNMKRLSQEITKYALQNNQNVTPITMALNGSAAYPQACQALSSMLSRNTLNPADITVLFRNYSAADPPPIDLIRNPQFLELLVDSLFKAGVKINPEHKSKYIHLLAYAASVVDTPAKKRPMTERVLNKDELKSTIQAIEKVHAICNVNKGSTELIAELQTLYNCIKYPVVGVGVIRWIENTVTEPSYFKLSTDSCPTHLAILDEVAAVHPTLHQQILRLLIRLFESKQDELEILVQLEMKKMLLDRMVNLLTRGCVVPVVKYIKQCCAKGDTDISLIRYFVTEVLETITPPYSPEFVQLFLPMVENEEITGTMRGEGDNDPVSEFIVHCKARYTTV